A section of the Apodemus sylvaticus chromosome 10, mApoSyl1.1, whole genome shotgun sequence genome encodes:
- the Hap1 gene encoding huntingtin-associated protein 1 isoform X1, producing the protein MRPKEQVQSSAGEGTGSGDPAAGTPTTQPAAGPAPEPSAEPKPAPAQGTGSGQKSGSRTKTGSFCRSMIIGDSDAPWTRYVFQGPYGPRATGLGTGKAEGIWKTPAAYIGRRPGVSGPERAAFIRELQEALCPNPPPTKKITEDDVKVMLYLLEEKERDLNTAARIGQSLVKQNSVLMEENQKLETMLGSAREEILHLRKQVNLRDDLLQLYSDSDDDDEDEEEQEEEEGEEEDREGQKDQDHQHDHPYGAPKPPPKAETPHHCPQLEALQRKLRRLEEENDHLREEASHLDNLEDEEQMLILECVEQFSEASQQMAELSEVLVLRLEGYERQQKEITQLQAEITKLQQRCQSYGAQTEKLQQQLASEKGGHSEQNPRAGSYMQDYGSRPRERQEDGKSHRQRSSMATGSVAHYGYSVPLDALPSFPETLAEELRTSLRKFITDPAYFMERCDTHCREERKKEQKVMPPPPPPAQDLKPPEDFEVPEELVPEEELGAIEEVGTAEETEQASEETEAWEEVEPEVDEATRMSVVVSALEASGLGPSHLDMKYVLQQLSNWQDAHSKRHQKQKVVPKDSPAPQQQTNMGGGIVEQQPRVPAQDSQRLEEDRATHSPSAREEEGPSGAT; encoded by the exons ATGCGCCCTAAGGAGCAGGTGCAGAGCAGTGCGGGAGAAGGGACGGGGTCGGGGGACCCAGCAGCAGGCACCCCCACGACCCAGCCTGCAGCGGGTCCCGCTCCGGAGCCCTCGGCGGAGCCCAAACCTGCTCCGGCGCAGGGAACTGGGTCCGGACAGAAATCAGGATCCCGAACCAAGACGGGAAGCTTTTGTCGCTCCATGATCATTGGCGATTCGGACGCACCATGGACCCGCTACGTATTCCAGGGCCCTTACGGTCCCCGGGCCACTGGCCTGGGCACTGGAAAGGCGGAGGGAATCTGGAAGACACCAGCCGCGTACATCGGCCGCAGGCCCGGTGTGTCCGGCCCTGAGCGCGCGGCGTTTATTCGAGAGCTGCAGGAAG CGCTGTGTCCTAATCCACCACCCACGAAGAAGATCACGGAGGATGATGTCAAAGTGATGTTGTATTTGCTGGAAGAG AAAGAACGGGACCTGAACACAGCGGCTCGAATCGGCCAGTCTCTGGTGAAACAGAACAGTGTCTTGATGGAGGagaaccagaaactggaaaccatGCTGGGCTCAGCCCGGGAGGAG aTTTTACATCTCCGGAAGCAGGTGAACCTGCGAGATGACCTCCTTCAGCTCTACTCGGACTCTGATGATGACGATGAGGACgaagaagagcaggaagaggaagagggcgAAGAGGAGGACCGAGAAGGACAGAAGGATCAAGATCACCAGCACGACCATCCCTACGGCGCCCCCAAGCC GCCCCCTAAGGCTGAGACACCGCACCACTGCCCACAGCTGGAAGCCCTGCAGCGGAAGCTGAGGCGGCTGGAGGAAGAGAATGACCACCTGCGAGAGGAG GCCTCCCACCTTGACAACCTGGAAGATGAAGAGCAGATGCTCATTCTGGAATGTGTGGAGCAGTTTT CTGAAGCCAGCCAGCAGATGGCAGAGCTATCGGAGGTGCTGGTGCTGAGGCTGGAGGGCTATgagaggcagcagaaggagatcACTCAGCTGCAGGCCGAGATCACCAAGCTACAACAGCGCTGTCAGTCT TATGGGGCCCAGACGGAGAAACTGCAGCAGCAGCTGGCCTCAGAGAAGGGGGGCCACTCAGAG CAGAACCCGCGAGCTGGCTCCTACATGCAGGATTATGGGAGCAGGCCTCGTGAGCGCCAGGAGGATGGGAAGAGCCATCGTCAGCGTTCCTCGATGGCTACAGGCTCTGTCGCCCACTACGGATACAGCGTGCCTCTG GACGCACTTCCAAGTTTCCCAGAGACACTGGCTGAGGAGCTCCGGACATCTCTGAGGAAGTTCATCACCGACCCTGCGTATTTCATGGAGAG ATGTGACACTCACTGCAGGGAGGAGCGGAAGAAGGAGCAGAAGGtgatgccacccccacccccaccggcgCAAGATCTCAAGCCACCTGAAGATTTTGAGGTTCCAGAGGAGCTGGTTCCTGAGGAGGAGCTGGGGGCCATAGAAGAGGTGGGGACGGCAGAAGAGACAGAGCAGGCATCCGAGGAGACCGAGGCCTGGGAGGAGGTGGAACCGGAGGTGGATGAGGCCACCAGGATGAGTGTGGTGGTCTCTGCCCTGGAGGCCAGTGGCCTGGGCCCTTCACACCTGGACATGAAGTACGTCCTCCAGCAGCTGTCCAACTGGCAGGATGCTCATTCTAAGCGGCATCAGAAGCAGAAGGTGGTCCCGAAAG ACTCCCCAGCCCCGCAGCAGCAAACAAACATGGGGGGCGGGATCGTGGAGCAGCAGCCCAGAGTGCCGGCCCAGGACTCTCAGAGGCTGGAGGAGGACAGGGCCACTCACTCTCCCAGTGCCAGGGAGGAAGAGGGGCCTTCCGGGGCCACCTAG
- the Hap1 gene encoding huntingtin-associated protein 1 isoform X2 has protein sequence MRPKEQVQSSAGEGTGSGDPAAGTPTTQPAAGPAPEPSAEPKPAPAQGTGSGQKSGSRTKTGSFCRSMIIGDSDAPWTRYVFQGPYGPRATGLGTGKAEGIWKTPAAYIGRRPGVSGPERAAFIRELQEALCPNPPPTKKITEDDVKVMLYLLEEKERDLNTAARIGQSLVKQNSVLMEENQKLETMLGSAREEILHLRKQVNLRDDLLQLYSDSDDDDEDEEEQEEEEGEEEDREGQKDQDHQHDHPYGAPKPPPKAETPHHCPQLEALQRKLRRLEEENDHLREEASHLDNLEDEEQMLILECVEQFSEASQQMAELSEVLVLRLEGYERQQKEITQLQAEITKLQQRCQSYGAQTEKLQQQLASEKGGHSENPRAGSYMQDYGSRPRERQEDGKSHRQRSSMATGSVAHYGYSVPLDALPSFPETLAEELRTSLRKFITDPAYFMERCDTHCREERKKEQKVMPPPPPPAQDLKPPEDFEVPEELVPEEELGAIEEVGTAEETEQASEETEAWEEVEPEVDEATRMSVVVSALEASGLGPSHLDMKYVLQQLSNWQDAHSKRHQKQKVVPKDSPAPQQQTNMGGGIVEQQPRVPAQDSQRLEEDRATHSPSAREEEGPSGAT, from the exons ATGCGCCCTAAGGAGCAGGTGCAGAGCAGTGCGGGAGAAGGGACGGGGTCGGGGGACCCAGCAGCAGGCACCCCCACGACCCAGCCTGCAGCGGGTCCCGCTCCGGAGCCCTCGGCGGAGCCCAAACCTGCTCCGGCGCAGGGAACTGGGTCCGGACAGAAATCAGGATCCCGAACCAAGACGGGAAGCTTTTGTCGCTCCATGATCATTGGCGATTCGGACGCACCATGGACCCGCTACGTATTCCAGGGCCCTTACGGTCCCCGGGCCACTGGCCTGGGCACTGGAAAGGCGGAGGGAATCTGGAAGACACCAGCCGCGTACATCGGCCGCAGGCCCGGTGTGTCCGGCCCTGAGCGCGCGGCGTTTATTCGAGAGCTGCAGGAAG CGCTGTGTCCTAATCCACCACCCACGAAGAAGATCACGGAGGATGATGTCAAAGTGATGTTGTATTTGCTGGAAGAG AAAGAACGGGACCTGAACACAGCGGCTCGAATCGGCCAGTCTCTGGTGAAACAGAACAGTGTCTTGATGGAGGagaaccagaaactggaaaccatGCTGGGCTCAGCCCGGGAGGAG aTTTTACATCTCCGGAAGCAGGTGAACCTGCGAGATGACCTCCTTCAGCTCTACTCGGACTCTGATGATGACGATGAGGACgaagaagagcaggaagaggaagagggcgAAGAGGAGGACCGAGAAGGACAGAAGGATCAAGATCACCAGCACGACCATCCCTACGGCGCCCCCAAGCC GCCCCCTAAGGCTGAGACACCGCACCACTGCCCACAGCTGGAAGCCCTGCAGCGGAAGCTGAGGCGGCTGGAGGAAGAGAATGACCACCTGCGAGAGGAG GCCTCCCACCTTGACAACCTGGAAGATGAAGAGCAGATGCTCATTCTGGAATGTGTGGAGCAGTTTT CTGAAGCCAGCCAGCAGATGGCAGAGCTATCGGAGGTGCTGGTGCTGAGGCTGGAGGGCTATgagaggcagcagaaggagatcACTCAGCTGCAGGCCGAGATCACCAAGCTACAACAGCGCTGTCAGTCT TATGGGGCCCAGACGGAGAAACTGCAGCAGCAGCTGGCCTCAGAGAAGGGGGGCCACTCAGAG AACCCGCGAGCTGGCTCCTACATGCAGGATTATGGGAGCAGGCCTCGTGAGCGCCAGGAGGATGGGAAGAGCCATCGTCAGCGTTCCTCGATGGCTACAGGCTCTGTCGCCCACTACGGATACAGCGTGCCTCTG GACGCACTTCCAAGTTTCCCAGAGACACTGGCTGAGGAGCTCCGGACATCTCTGAGGAAGTTCATCACCGACCCTGCGTATTTCATGGAGAG ATGTGACACTCACTGCAGGGAGGAGCGGAAGAAGGAGCAGAAGGtgatgccacccccacccccaccggcgCAAGATCTCAAGCCACCTGAAGATTTTGAGGTTCCAGAGGAGCTGGTTCCTGAGGAGGAGCTGGGGGCCATAGAAGAGGTGGGGACGGCAGAAGAGACAGAGCAGGCATCCGAGGAGACCGAGGCCTGGGAGGAGGTGGAACCGGAGGTGGATGAGGCCACCAGGATGAGTGTGGTGGTCTCTGCCCTGGAGGCCAGTGGCCTGGGCCCTTCACACCTGGACATGAAGTACGTCCTCCAGCAGCTGTCCAACTGGCAGGATGCTCATTCTAAGCGGCATCAGAAGCAGAAGGTGGTCCCGAAAG ACTCCCCAGCCCCGCAGCAGCAAACAAACATGGGGGGCGGGATCGTGGAGCAGCAGCCCAGAGTGCCGGCCCAGGACTCTCAGAGGCTGGAGGAGGACAGGGCCACTCACTCTCCCAGTGCCAGGGAGGAAGAGGGGCCTTCCGGGGCCACCTAG
- the Gast gene encoding gastrin produces MPRLCVCVLVLVLALATFSEASWKSRSQLRDASSGPETNGGLEQHQLDKLGPASHQRRQLGPQGPQHFIADLIKKERPRMEEEAAAYGWMDFGRRSAEEEDQYN; encoded by the exons ATGCctcgtctgtgtgtgtgtgtgctggtctTGGTGCTGGCTTTAGCTACCTTCTCGGAAGCTTCCTGGAAGTCCCGCTCTCAGCTACGGGATGCATCCTCTGGACCAGAGACCAATGGGGGCCTGGAACAGCACCAGCTGGACAAGCTAGGCCCAGCCTCTCACCAACGAAGGCAGCTGGGGCCCCAGGGTCCTCAACACTTCATAGCAG ACCTGATCAAGAAGGAGAGGCCGCGAATggaggaagaagcagcagcatACGGATGGATGGACTTTGGCCGCCGCAGTGCTGAGGAGGAAGACCAGTATAACTAG